The proteins below are encoded in one region of Callospermophilus lateralis isolate mCalLat2 chromosome 9, mCalLat2.hap1, whole genome shotgun sequence:
- the LOC143407206 gene encoding regucalcin-like yields the protein MVPPGGSPVGGVSWRSSSRATLLSSVLPGDPVGCVALCREGSYVVASGTCLGLLYWEKGQVEWAAWLDQDKPHNRFNSGKVDPAGRFVAGGLLKGLAQATCRASHHGGCQLGGDLRSPPQAAGKRPPGAMQLDQLGIPNGLDWSLDHHSLYHVDGLGYSVRSYDYDVQTGGLANPRLVCQLEPEQGMLDGLFMDTTGTLWVACIDGGRVIRMDAETGTRLCTPEMPVSRVTSCCFGGADYSDLYVTSAADSLSPEQLLREPQAGHVFTVLGLGVRSLASCHFSG from the exons ATGGTGCCTCCTGGTGGGAGCCCCGTGGGTGGAGTCTCCTGGAGAAGCAGCAGCCGGGCCACCCTGCTGTCCTCTGTCCTCCCAGGAGACCCTGTTGGCTGTGTGGCTCTGTGCAGAGAGGGCAGCTACGTGGTGGCCTCTGgcacctgccttggcctcctgtacTGGGAGAAGGGGCAGGTGGAGTGGGCGGCCTGGTTGGACCAGGACAAGCCCCACAACAGGTTCAACAGCGGGAAGGTGGACCCCGCCGGGAGGTTTGTGGCAGGTGGGCTGCTGAAAGGACTGGCCCAGGCCACCTGCAGAGCCTCCCATCATGGCGGGTGCCAGCTGGGTGGGGACCTCAGGAGCCCTCCCCAGGCTGCTGGCAAGCGGCCCCCGGGGGCCATGCAG CTGGACCAGCTGGGCATCCCCAACGGGCTGGACTGGTCCCTGGACCATCACAGTCTCTACCACGTGGACGGCCTGGGCTACTCTGTGCGGTCCTATGACTACGACGTGCAGACAGGAGGCCTGG CAAACCCACGACTGGTGTGCCAGCTGGAGCCAGAGCAAGGCATGCTAGATGGGCTGTTCATGGACACCACGGGGACACTCTGGGTGGCCTGCATTGATGGAGGCAGGGTGATCCGCATGGACGCCGAGACAG GGACGCGGCTGTGCACCCCGGAGATGCCAGTGTCCAGGGTGACGTCCTGCTGTTTCGGAGGGGCTGACTACTCCGACCTGTACGTGACCTCTGCAGCGGACAGCCTGAGTCCAGAGCAGCTGTTGCGGGAGCCGCAGGCAGGACACGTCTTCACG GTCCTGGGCCTGGGGGTGAGAAGCCTTGCATCCTGCCACTTCTCTGGCTGA